In Blastopirellula sp. J2-11, a single genomic region encodes these proteins:
- a CDS encoding secretin N-terminal domain-containing protein — protein sequence MLYCILGQRRSLIIALLFATWFAGAVGPAIAQAPVTAGAREIRSYSVDPERLQNLLEVFRQLYAEDKGATFTSDAKGGTLVVAASEEVQTQVEAFLNRSGYLRDGNTKLAPVRVATPVENARHQHTRSLGNGQVEVEVKLGQADWRQVENRTTQLLGQRPPVALTAEGAIATLTLPTRTDKKIAMQIYRKDNVVLLRGDEEGVKAWSQVVRAIDAPPRSDEYRTDLVSLRNAKREDVAEALAPLTDNENSMAKREIFEALKKVAGEQKMRWSGDMAAMIFQPGEAQDGAAADDAQPAAEQPAEQMQPAVDDQVTLGPEDDAGLIGPVQIEFLEGLDVIVVRGHRRDVERITRIINDIERLSAETQPVIEVRELLHANSEAVAATILQLYEDLLQTRYGQVSITPLGRPNAILLIGRQQSVDGILELIEKLDQPVGPERMLRVFQLKYLSSADAQTRVTEFYAEPVNLNPRVRSTADYRSNALIVQASPRDMAEVEYLIRQIDVPAAESTLELKVFELKNSLAEDLATVMQAAISGTPATGTGGQQQGGAAAAQVRAAMLSFMTLDSREGQMLKSGILTDAQITADTRSNALVVRAPKDSMELIGALIQRLDSQPSAESQIKVFTIVNGDATQLATMLETLFGLDEGTTQGQQPFAIGAGGDNTLVPIRFSVDSRTNSIIASGPASSLAVVEAILLRLDQDDVQQRQMLVVRLKNSNALLVAESLTDLLQNESQLQSIDPNLTSSFQQIAREVIVVPETFSNSLIITATPRYFKEIVKIVEELDARPPMVMIQVLIADVRLGKIEELGFEFGLQDSLLFDRSTVQNGTLNPGYNFNNQPLGNSSSAASLATAGAVGSQGLTDFALSRTNNGLGYGGFVFSAASESVSVLIRALQQDNRMEVLARPQIMTMDNQPAFIQVGQKVPYITSSQVTQNGTINATELINTGVILSVQPRISPDGMVVMYVQAERSQVGDDADGIPISINQNGDVIRSPRIDTQTATTTVSARSGQTIVLGGLIQKTTTVVSRRVPILGDIPVVGSLFRYDSFNGARSELMIILTPVVVDSDDDVERLKEEEMGRMSWCLADVADVYGADALYGVDLAIPGGGEIMEIRPDVNPSAPPAPLKPNANETIPPPNQQQSSLPMMSPQSAPNMPPYESTNEASFVQPQLAPASLQPANFGVAPVGFNGVAPYRDPRPIRLPAVR from the coding sequence ATGCTTTATTGCATTTTGGGACAGAGAAGGTCTCTTATCATCGCGCTTCTCTTCGCGACCTGGTTCGCTGGAGCAGTCGGTCCCGCGATCGCCCAGGCTCCGGTAACCGCCGGAGCACGCGAAATTCGCAGCTATTCGGTCGATCCAGAGCGACTGCAGAACCTCTTGGAGGTCTTCCGTCAGCTTTACGCGGAAGATAAAGGAGCGACCTTCACATCGGATGCTAAAGGGGGAACGCTGGTCGTCGCCGCATCCGAAGAAGTGCAAACGCAGGTCGAGGCCTTCCTAAATCGCTCCGGTTATCTGCGCGATGGAAATACGAAGCTGGCTCCGGTACGCGTGGCGACGCCGGTCGAGAATGCTCGCCATCAACATACGCGTTCGCTGGGCAATGGTCAGGTCGAAGTCGAAGTGAAACTGGGCCAAGCCGATTGGCGTCAGGTCGAAAACCGCACAACGCAGTTGCTGGGGCAACGTCCGCCGGTGGCGCTGACCGCCGAAGGAGCGATCGCAACCCTGACATTGCCGACCCGTACCGATAAAAAAATCGCCATGCAGATCTACCGCAAAGACAACGTGGTCTTGTTGCGTGGCGACGAAGAGGGGGTGAAAGCCTGGTCGCAGGTAGTGCGAGCGATTGATGCGCCGCCGCGCAGCGATGAATACCGTACCGATCTGGTGTCGCTCCGCAACGCGAAGCGAGAAGACGTCGCCGAGGCTCTCGCGCCGCTGACTGATAATGAAAACAGCATGGCGAAACGCGAAATCTTCGAGGCGCTGAAGAAAGTCGCCGGCGAGCAAAAGATGCGTTGGAGCGGCGATATGGCGGCGATGATTTTCCAGCCGGGCGAAGCGCAAGATGGCGCCGCCGCCGATGATGCTCAGCCGGCGGCTGAGCAACCTGCCGAGCAAATGCAGCCAGCCGTCGATGATCAGGTGACGCTGGGGCCGGAAGACGACGCCGGTTTGATTGGGCCGGTGCAGATTGAGTTTCTGGAAGGGCTGGACGTGATTGTCGTTCGCGGGCATCGCCGCGACGTCGAGCGAATTACCCGCATCATCAACGACATCGAACGCTTGAGCGCCGAAACGCAGCCGGTGATCGAAGTTCGTGAACTGCTGCACGCCAACAGCGAAGCGGTCGCCGCGACCATTCTGCAACTGTACGAGGACTTACTGCAGACCCGTTATGGTCAGGTAAGCATCACTCCGCTGGGGCGCCCTAATGCGATCTTGCTGATTGGTCGCCAACAGAGCGTTGACGGCATTTTGGAACTGATCGAAAAGTTGGATCAACCGGTAGGTCCAGAACGGATGCTGCGTGTTTTCCAACTCAAATATCTCTCCTCCGCCGACGCGCAGACGCGCGTGACGGAGTTCTACGCCGAGCCGGTTAATCTTAACCCCCGCGTTCGTTCGACCGCCGACTATCGCAGCAACGCGTTGATCGTGCAGGCAAGTCCGCGGGATATGGCCGAAGTCGAATACTTGATTCGCCAGATCGACGTTCCGGCCGCTGAGTCGACCTTGGAATTAAAAGTCTTTGAATTGAAGAACTCGCTCGCGGAAGATCTCGCGACGGTGATGCAAGCGGCGATCTCGGGTACGCCGGCGACAGGAACCGGTGGACAACAGCAAGGAGGCGCCGCCGCGGCTCAAGTTCGCGCTGCGATGCTCTCGTTTATGACGCTCGATTCACGCGAAGGGCAAATGCTGAAGTCCGGAATCTTGACGGATGCTCAGATTACGGCCGATACGCGCTCCAACGCGTTGGTCGTGCGAGCGCCCAAAGATAGCATGGAGCTGATCGGCGCGTTGATCCAGCGGCTTGACTCGCAGCCTTCGGCCGAATCGCAGATCAAAGTATTCACCATCGTCAACGGCGACGCGACGCAGTTGGCGACCATGTTGGAAACGCTGTTCGGCTTGGACGAAGGGACGACGCAAGGCCAACAGCCGTTTGCGATCGGGGCCGGCGGAGACAACACGCTCGTGCCGATCCGCTTTTCAGTCGACTCGCGCACGAACAGCATTATCGCATCGGGGCCTGCTTCCAGCTTGGCGGTGGTCGAAGCGATCTTGCTCCGGTTAGATCAAGATGACGTTCAGCAACGACAAATGTTGGTCGTGCGGCTGAAGAACTCGAATGCTCTACTCGTTGCCGAGTCGCTTACCGATCTGTTGCAGAACGAAAGTCAACTGCAATCGATCGATCCAAATCTGACCAGCTCCTTTCAGCAAATTGCTCGCGAAGTGATCGTGGTTCCGGAAACTTTCAGTAACAGTTTGATTATTACGGCGACGCCGCGGTACTTCAAAGAGATCGTGAAAATCGTCGAGGAACTCGATGCTCGGCCTCCGATGGTGATGATTCAGGTTCTGATCGCGGATGTGCGACTCGGCAAAATTGAAGAGTTGGGGTTTGAGTTTGGACTGCAAGACTCGCTGCTGTTCGATCGCAGCACCGTACAAAACGGTACGCTCAATCCTGGGTATAACTTCAACAACCAGCCGCTTGGCAACTCTTCGAGTGCGGCCAGCTTGGCGACCGCCGGCGCCGTCGGCTCACAAGGTTTGACCGACTTTGCGCTCAGTCGCACTAACAACGGCTTGGGATACGGCGGTTTCGTCTTTTCGGCGGCCAGCGAATCGGTCAGCGTGCTGATTCGAGCTTTGCAACAAGACAACCGCATGGAAGTCTTGGCGCGTCCGCAGATCATGACGATGGACAATCAGCCGGCGTTTATCCAGGTCGGTCAAAAGGTGCCGTACATTACTTCGTCGCAAGTGACGCAAAACGGTACGATCAATGCGACGGAGTTGATTAACACCGGCGTGATCTTGAGCGTCCAACCTCGGATTAGTCCCGACGGCATGGTCGTAATGTACGTGCAAGCCGAACGATCGCAAGTGGGTGACGACGCAGACGGTATTCCGATCTCGATTAACCAAAACGGCGACGTGATTCGTTCGCCGCGGATTGATACGCAAACCGCGACAACAACGGTCAGCGCTCGCTCGGGGCAAACGATCGTGCTCGGCGGTTTGATTCAAAAAACTACGACCGTCGTTTCACGCCGTGTACCGATTTTGGGCGATATTCCGGTTGTCGGCTCCCTCTTCCGCTACGACAGCTTTAATGGCGCTCGCAGTGAGTTGATGATCATCTTAACGCCGGTTGTGGTCGACTCGGATGACGATGTGGAGCGACTGAAAGAAGAAGAGATGGGTCGCATGAGCTGGTGTCTGGCCGATGTGGCGGATGTGTATGGCGCCGACGCACTGTACGGCGTTGACCTGGCGATCCCAGGCGGAGGCGAAATCATGGAGATCCGACCAGACGTGAATCCGTCGGCTCCTCCGGCCCCGCTGAAACCGAACGCGAACGAAACGATTCCGCCCCCCAATCAGCAACAAAGCTCGTTGCCGATGATGAGTCCGCAATCGGCGCCCAATATGCCGCCGTACGAATCGACTAACGAAGCGAGCTTTGTTCAGCCGCAACTGGCCCCGGCGTCACTGCAACCGGCCAACTTCGGCGTGGCGCCGGTCGGCTTCAACGGAGTGGCCCCCTATCGTGATCCGCGGCCGATTCGCCTGCCGGCGGTAAGGTAG
- a CDS encoding PrkA family serine protein kinase → MAKGSDIVALLTERQNLEQFRKKNWQGSFLEYLDLVAENPTIVRNAFQRCYDMILGYGVEQYEESREMRTHYRFFDDPLEGGRDAIFGLRDAQTSLVNALKSAANGYGIEKRVLLLHGPVGSSKSTMARLLKRGVERYSLQDEGALYSLGWVLPGDDNVHWCPMNEEPLHLIPDDQRAEVAARFNADAPALRYPVKITGDLCPYCRFMYNEALQQKGGDWGSVIKDIRVRRILLSEQDRVGIGTFQPKDEKNQDSTELTGDINYRKIAEFGTDSDPRAFNFDGEFNVANRGIVEFIEVLKLDVAFLYDLLGASQEHKVKPKKFAQTDIDEVILGHTNEPEYRRLQNNEFMEALRDRTVKIDVPYVTRLTDEIKIYEKDYNSERVKGKHIAPHTIEMAAMWAILTRLEEPKNANLTLMQKLKLYDGKSLPGFTEENVKELKSQTKREGMLGISPRYVQDKISNALVAHPDATSINPFMVMNQLEAGLKNHSLITSEEQRDHYRELLEVVKEEYENIVKNEVQRAIAADEEAMQRLCANYIDNVKAYTQREKVKNKFTGQYEEPDERLMRSIEEKIDIPDSRKDDFRREIMNYIGALSIDGKRFDYKTNERLYKALQLKLFEDQKDSIKLTSLVSNVIDQDTQEKIDVVKGRLIRDYGYDDESATDVLNFVASIFARGDVKN, encoded by the coding sequence ATGGCGAAGGGATCAGACATCGTTGCTCTGTTAACGGAGCGGCAAAATCTAGAACAGTTCCGTAAGAAGAACTGGCAGGGAAGCTTTCTGGAATATCTCGACCTGGTCGCAGAGAACCCAACGATCGTTCGCAACGCATTTCAGCGTTGCTACGACATGATTCTGGGTTACGGCGTCGAGCAGTACGAAGAGTCACGCGAGATGCGTACGCACTATCGCTTCTTCGACGATCCGCTCGAAGGAGGGCGTGACGCGATCTTCGGCTTACGAGATGCGCAGACCTCCCTGGTCAACGCGCTAAAAAGCGCGGCGAACGGCTACGGGATTGAGAAACGCGTTCTCCTGTTGCACGGGCCAGTCGGCAGCAGCAAGAGCACGATGGCCCGCTTGTTGAAACGAGGAGTTGAACGTTATTCGTTGCAAGACGAAGGGGCCCTCTATTCGCTCGGTTGGGTGCTTCCCGGTGATGACAACGTTCACTGGTGCCCAATGAACGAAGAGCCGCTGCATTTGATCCCCGACGACCAGCGCGCCGAAGTCGCCGCCCGCTTCAACGCTGACGCGCCGGCGCTGCGCTACCCGGTCAAAATTACTGGTGATTTATGCCCTTACTGCCGCTTCATGTACAACGAAGCGCTGCAGCAAAAAGGGGGCGACTGGGGAAGCGTGATCAAAGATATCCGCGTCCGACGAATCTTGCTCAGCGAACAAGATCGCGTCGGCATCGGCACGTTCCAGCCGAAGGACGAGAAGAACCAAGATTCGACCGAACTGACCGGCGATATCAACTATCGAAAAATCGCCGAGTTTGGCACCGACAGCGACCCCCGAGCGTTCAACTTTGATGGTGAATTTAACGTCGCGAACCGCGGCATTGTCGAATTTATCGAAGTTCTGAAGCTTGACGTCGCGTTTTTGTATGACCTGTTGGGGGCCAGCCAAGAGCACAAGGTCAAACCGAAGAAGTTCGCCCAGACCGATATCGACGAAGTGATCCTCGGCCATACGAATGAGCCCGAATATCGACGTCTGCAAAACAATGAGTTCATGGAGGCGCTGCGCGATCGAACGGTCAAGATCGACGTGCCGTACGTCACGCGGCTGACCGATGAGATCAAAATTTACGAGAAGGACTACAACAGCGAACGCGTCAAAGGCAAGCATATCGCGCCGCATACGATCGAAATGGCCGCGATGTGGGCGATTCTGACCCGTTTAGAAGAGCCGAAAAACGCCAACTTGACGCTGATGCAAAAGCTGAAACTGTACGACGGCAAAAGCTTGCCAGGCTTTACCGAAGAGAACGTCAAGGAATTGAAGTCCCAGACCAAGCGGGAAGGAATGCTCGGCATTTCGCCTCGTTACGTGCAAGACAAAATTTCCAATGCGTTGGTGGCGCATCCCGACGCGACTTCGATCAATCCGTTCATGGTCATGAACCAACTGGAAGCGGGGCTAAAGAATCACTCGCTGATTACCAGTGAAGAGCAGCGAGATCACTATCGCGAACTGCTGGAGGTGGTGAAAGAAGAGTACGAGAACATCGTCAAGAACGAAGTTCAACGTGCGATCGCCGCCGACGAAGAAGCGATGCAGCGACTGTGCGCCAACTACATCGACAATGTCAAAGCGTACACGCAGCGTGAGAAGGTCAAAAACAAGTTTACTGGTCAGTACGAAGAGCCGGATGAACGCTTGATGCGGTCGATCGAAGAGAAGATCGACATCCCCGACAGTCGCAAAGACGACTTCCGTCGCGAAATCATGAACTATATCGGCGCTCTTTCGATTGACGGAAAGAGATTCGATTACAAAACGAATGAACGACTGTACAAGGCTTTGCAGTTGAAGCTGTTTGAGGATCAAAAGGACTCGATCAAACTGACCAGTCTCGTCTCAAACGTCATCGACCAGGATACGCAAGAGAAGATCGATGTCGTGAAAGGTCGCTTGATTCGTGACTATGGCTACGACGATGAAAGCGCGACCGACGTGCTGAACTTTGTCGCCAGCATTTTTGCGCGAGGAGATGTGAAGAACTAG
- a CDS encoding DUF444 family protein translates to MSLKIDRDASRFKEIVRGRIRSNLRKYVTHGEMIGRKGKDLVSIPVPQLDTPHFRYGKNEGGVGQGEGKVGDPVGRGSEGDGTGEAGSEPGRHILEVEVSLEELAAMLGDELELPKIQPKGDANIQQEKHRYDSISNNGPESLRHFRRTFVKALRRQIASGGYSPDDPIIIPIREDTRYRSSSVIQQPEANAAILYMMDVSGSMTDEQKQIVRTEAFWIDTWLKSQYNGVERRYVIHDAAAREVDENTFYHTRESGGTRISTAYKTATEIIERDFPSGQWNIYCFQFSDGDNWGEDNQRCMRMLEEKFLPICNLFCYGQVESPYGSGEYIRSLAGHFGRGHENLILSEIEDRAAIYDSIKSFLGKGK, encoded by the coding sequence GTGTCGTTAAAGATCGATCGTGATGCGTCTCGTTTCAAGGAGATTGTGCGGGGACGCATTCGCAGCAACCTCCGGAAATACGTAACGCACGGCGAGATGATCGGCCGCAAAGGGAAGGATCTCGTCAGCATTCCTGTTCCGCAGCTCGATACGCCTCACTTTCGTTACGGCAAAAACGAAGGAGGCGTCGGCCAAGGAGAAGGGAAGGTCGGCGATCCGGTCGGGCGTGGTTCGGAAGGAGATGGAACTGGCGAAGCAGGGTCGGAACCAGGGCGTCACATTCTGGAAGTGGAGGTCTCCTTGGAGGAATTGGCGGCGATGCTCGGCGATGAGCTGGAACTGCCGAAGATTCAGCCCAAGGGGGACGCGAACATCCAGCAAGAGAAGCACCGCTACGACAGCATTAGCAACAATGGGCCTGAATCGCTCCGGCACTTTCGTCGCACCTTTGTCAAAGCGCTGCGTCGGCAAATCGCCTCCGGCGGTTACTCGCCGGATGACCCGATTATCATTCCGATTCGCGAAGATACGCGGTATCGGTCTTCCTCGGTCATCCAACAACCGGAAGCGAACGCCGCGATCCTTTACATGATGGATGTGTCCGGCTCGATGACCGACGAGCAAAAGCAGATTGTGCGAACCGAAGCGTTTTGGATCGATACTTGGCTAAAGAGTCAATACAACGGCGTCGAGCGTCGCTATGTGATTCATGACGCCGCCGCCAGGGAAGTGGACGAAAACACCTTTTATCACACGCGAGAAAGCGGCGGCACGCGCATCAGCACCGCCTACAAAACGGCTACGGAGATTATCGAACGGGACTTCCCGTCTGGTCAGTGGAACATCTACTGCTTCCAGTTCTCTGACGGAGACAACTGGGGCGAAGATAACCAGCGTTGCATGCGAATGCTGGAAGAGAAATTTTTACCCATCTGCAACCTGTTTTGTTATGGCCAAGTCGAAAGCCCTTACGGCAGCGGCGAATACATTCGCTCGCTCGCCGGTCACTTCGGCCGCGGTCACGAGAACTTGATCCTTTCCGAAATCGAAGATCGCGCCGCGATTTACGATTCGATCAAGTCCTTCTTGGGGAAAGGAAAATAG
- a CDS encoding Gfo/Idh/MocA family protein — protein sequence MSPEKLRKTVVSADSQSPVAAPDLPYRPQDPKSYRPGIGLIGCGGITKDHLRAYQAAGYRVLALCDLQLENAERRRAEYYPDADVYQDAADLLARSDIQVVDIATHPAVRPRLIEAALLAGKHVLSQKPFVLDLDVGERLVALAESCDRKLAVNQNARWAPHFSYSREAVRRGLLGDINGVHMSVHWDHRWVEGTPFAEIKHLLLYDYAIHWFDMVNCLLSRQTPLRVFASTTRTKTQTLMPPLGAQVAIEYEHAQASLSFDAATMYGRQDRTYIAGDQGSIFSIGPNEKEQDLTLYTAHGIARPQLVGSWFPDGFHGAMGELLCAIEENRRPIHSAADNLFGLSLCFAAIHSAETHQVVAPGAIRRLPTDI from the coding sequence GTGTCTCCTGAAAAACTAAGAAAAACGGTGGTTTCGGCTGACTCGCAAAGTCCCGTCGCAGCGCCCGATCTTCCCTATCGCCCGCAAGATCCGAAGTCGTACCGCCCTGGGATCGGACTGATCGGGTGCGGCGGTATCACCAAGGATCACCTGCGCGCTTACCAAGCGGCCGGCTACCGCGTCCTGGCGCTGTGCGACCTCCAGCTCGAAAACGCCGAGCGCCGCCGAGCCGAATATTATCCCGACGCCGACGTCTACCAAGACGCCGCCGATTTGTTAGCCCGCAGCGACATTCAGGTAGTCGATATCGCGACGCATCCGGCGGTCCGTCCCCGCTTGATCGAAGCGGCTCTGTTGGCGGGAAAGCATGTGCTCAGCCAAAAGCCGTTTGTGCTGGATCTCGATGTCGGCGAGCGTCTGGTCGCATTGGCCGAGAGTTGCGATCGCAAACTGGCCGTCAATCAAAATGCGCGGTGGGCGCCCCATTTTAGCTATTCACGAGAAGCGGTTCGTCGCGGCCTGCTAGGAGACATCAACGGCGTCCACATGTCGGTCCATTGGGATCATCGTTGGGTCGAAGGGACGCCGTTCGCCGAGATCAAGCACTTGTTGCTGTATGACTATGCGATTCATTGGTTTGACATGGTCAACTGTCTGTTGAGTAGACAGACGCCGCTACGCGTCTTCGCATCCACGACGCGGACCAAGACCCAGACGCTGATGCCGCCGCTGGGCGCCCAAGTTGCGATCGAGTACGAACATGCTCAAGCGTCGCTCTCGTTCGACGCTGCAACGATGTACGGCCGACAAGATCGGACCTATATCGCCGGCGATCAGGGCAGCATCTTCAGCATCGGCCCCAATGAAAAAGAACAGGACCTGACGCTATATACCGCCCATGGGATCGCTCGGCCCCAGTTGGTCGGAAGCTGGTTCCCCGACGGCTTTCATGGCGCGATGGGCGAATTGTTGTGTGCGATCGAAGAAAATCGGCGACCGATCCACTCGGCCGCCGATAATCTGTTCGGGTTGTCGCTCTGCTTCGCCGCAATTCATAGCGCCGAAACGCATCAAGTCGTAGCGCCGGGCGCGATTCGGCGATTGCCGACTGATATTTAA
- a CDS encoding DUF3352 domain-containing protein, giving the protein MRPFVTHSLVIVGLLLSGSTRLEAARPAASDILPDNTVVYARLSDIPEVKEKFGQTSIGKMLNDPQMQPFVAGVWQAVTESVAQVEDRVGIRLDEVLSIPQGEVAFALAPQESGPMAFMLLIDLGDNPAAARKAMDTVEELATGDGATLDTATYKGKTINIIRGRRGPLAYCEQDETLLLSNRTEALEDLIENWDGLRENPLSQSQKFVTIMSNSRGANDEPPQLVWYVDPIETVRTVSAGGAGSGYLLAFLPVLGLDGVKAAGGSFIMATEDFDSISHMHLMLERPRTGVLAMIAPENADTKPEMWVPADVTSYMTVNWDVDKTYNALENLYDSITGEGKLAEDIDRRINQRLKIDFKTEILDNLEGRFTLVQWYEPPARINSQGTMLAAKVRDSAAARKTLEAIVTNFFEENLGLDVQRHDIGTATYWTFIPPDRPLPEDMDDARRRRIERARSMRPEPTFGVVGEYLFVADRPGLLDQAIRTQATGDRRLADDLSYKLMLSKLQRQAGEREISMISFYKPEQALRMWYELAEADSTKEFLGSRAEKNPFLGNLKQQMEANPLPPFSVISKYMAPSGGIWINDETGVHYISFQLKREEGI; this is encoded by the coding sequence ATGCGTCCATTCGTTACCCACTCGCTCGTGATCGTCGGGTTGTTGCTCTCTGGCAGCACCCGCTTAGAGGCAGCTCGACCTGCCGCGTCCGATATCTTGCCCGACAATACGGTCGTTTACGCTCGTTTGTCCGACATTCCGGAGGTGAAGGAGAAGTTCGGCCAGACCTCGATCGGCAAAATGCTGAACGATCCGCAAATGCAGCCGTTTGTCGCCGGCGTTTGGCAAGCGGTGACCGAATCGGTCGCCCAAGTCGAAGACCGGGTCGGCATCCGCCTGGACGAAGTTCTCTCGATTCCCCAAGGCGAAGTCGCTTTTGCGTTGGCGCCGCAAGAGAGCGGTCCCATGGCCTTTATGCTGCTGATTGATCTGGGAGACAATCCGGCCGCGGCGCGCAAAGCGATGGATACCGTTGAAGAGTTGGCGACCGGAGACGGGGCGACGCTCGACACGGCGACGTACAAGGGCAAGACCATCAACATCATTCGCGGCCGCCGCGGCCCGTTGGCCTACTGTGAGCAAGACGAGACCTTGCTCCTTTCTAACCGGACCGAGGCGCTCGAAGATTTGATCGAGAACTGGGATGGACTACGAGAAAACCCGCTCTCGCAAAGCCAAAAATTTGTCACCATCATGTCCAACTCGCGCGGCGCCAACGACGAGCCGCCGCAATTGGTCTGGTATGTCGATCCGATCGAAACGGTTCGCACGGTCTCTGCCGGCGGCGCCGGCTCTGGTTACTTGCTGGCGTTTTTGCCGGTGCTGGGGCTGGACGGCGTCAAAGCGGCCGGCGGCAGCTTTATCATGGCGACCGAAGACTTTGATTCGATCTCGCACATGCACCTGATGCTCGAGCGTCCGCGCACCGGCGTGTTAGCGATGATCGCACCCGAAAATGCCGACACCAAACCAGAAATGTGGGTTCCGGCCGATGTGACCAGCTATATGACGGTCAACTGGGATGTCGATAAAACCTACAACGCCTTGGAGAATCTCTACGACAGCATCACCGGCGAAGGAAAGTTGGCCGAAGATATCGACCGGCGAATCAACCAACGGTTGAAGATCGATTTCAAAACCGAGATCCTCGACAATCTGGAAGGTCGATTCACGCTCGTGCAGTGGTACGAACCGCCGGCCCGCATCAACAGTCAGGGGACGATGCTGGCGGCCAAAGTGCGGGATTCGGCCGCTGCCCGAAAAACGTTGGAAGCGATCGTCACCAACTTTTTTGAAGAGAATCTGGGACTCGACGTCCAGCGTCATGACATTGGAACGGCGACCTATTGGACGTTCATTCCCCCCGATCGTCCGCTGCCGGAAGATATGGACGACGCTCGTCGTCGTCGCATCGAGCGAGCTCGCTCGATGCGTCCCGAGCCGACGTTTGGCGTTGTAGGAGAATATCTCTTTGTCGCCGATCGTCCCGGCTTGCTGGATCAGGCGATTCGGACGCAAGCGACCGGTGATCGTCGTTTGGCGGATGACCTGAGTTACAAGCTGATGCTCAGCAAATTACAGCGTCAAGCCGGCGAACGAGAAATCAGCATGATCAGCTTCTACAAGCCAGAGCAAGCGCTGCGAATGTGGTACGAATTAGCGGAAGCCGATTCGACCAAGGAATTCCTCGGCAGTCGTGCCGAAAAGAATCCGTTTCTCGGCAATCTCAAGCAACAGATGGAAGCGAATCCGCTGCCCCCGTTCAGCGTCATCTCGAAATACATGGCGCCCAGCGGCGGGATCTGGATCAACGATGAAACCGGCGTCCACTACATCTCTTTCCAGCTGAAACGCGAGGAAGGGATTTAG
- a CDS encoding BON domain-containing protein, producing MRSKYLAVVAAVASCLMWTGSTYAQSLVNQQTFQQPSSNFGATNSGGAAQSINAGASAFSNLPATSAPTLNGTSTGTGSTSGASSAAGGDSGVAAAAAQMTQQNAISPFAASGTTGQAGSRNSMSQFARGMGAMFGNQGFGQNFGAGTDDKRIPTRMVVKFNHPTIPSTTVARSIRRTLPWPNVAVSMEGPVATLTGSVDSADLRALAERYVKMEPGVSAVKNELQIAPQPLPQ from the coding sequence ATGCGGTCGAAATATCTGGCTGTCGTCGCTGCTGTCGCATCGTGCTTGATGTGGACCGGTTCGACCTACGCTCAATCGTTGGTGAATCAACAAACCTTCCAACAGCCGTCCTCCAACTTTGGGGCCACAAACTCCGGAGGCGCTGCGCAGTCGATCAATGCCGGCGCTTCGGCCTTTTCCAATTTGCCGGCGACTTCGGCTCCAACCTTGAACGGCACGTCGACCGGAACAGGAAGCACATCGGGAGCTTCCTCAGCGGCCGGTGGAGATTCTGGAGTCGCCGCCGCCGCCGCCCAAATGACCCAACAGAACGCCATCAGTCCCTTTGCCGCTAGCGGAACGACCGGCCAAGCCGGCAGTCGCAACTCGATGAGCCAATTCGCTCGCGGCATGGGCGCGATGTTTGGCAATCAAGGGTTTGGGCAAAACTTTGGCGCCGGAACCGATGACAAACGAATTCCGACGCGGATGGTCGTCAAATTCAATCATCCAACCATTCCCTCGACAACGGTCGCTCGTTCGATCCGCCGTACGCTTCCCTGGCCTAACGTTGCGGTGTCGATGGAAGGGCCTGTGGCCACGTTGACTGGGTCGGTTGACTCGGCAGATTTACGCGCGTTGGCGGAGCGATATGTGAAGATGGAGCCGGGGGTCTCGGCGGTAAAGAATGAGTTGCAGATTGCACCGCAGCCGCTTCCCCAGTAG
- a CDS encoding response regulator transcription factor — MSEDTTKETNRKRILLVDDDNEIVETLRYALESRGYEIMIARDGNQGLALVEREDPDLVILDMMMPKRSGFLVLEKLRQTRPVPIRVIMVTANEGSRHKAYAEMLGVDDYIRKPFPMDRLLDSVDRLLK, encoded by the coding sequence ATGAGCGAAGACACGACCAAAGAAACGAACAGGAAGCGAATTCTGTTGGTCGACGATGATAACGAAATCGTCGAGACACTCCGTTATGCACTTGAGTCGCGCGGATACGAGATCATGATTGCCCGCGATGGCAATCAAGGGCTGGCATTGGTCGAACGAGAAGATCCCGATCTGGTAATCCTCGACATGATGATGCCGAAACGAAGCGGATTTCTCGTCTTAGAGAAACTTCGCCAGACGCGTCCAGTCCCGATTCGGGTCATTATGGTGACGGCCAACGAAGGAAGCCGCCATAAAGCGTATGCCGAGATGCTCGGTGTGGATGACTACATTCGGAAGCCGTTCCCGATGGATCGTTTGCTGGATAGCGTCGATCGGCTCCTCAAGTAG